A genomic region of Papaver somniferum cultivar HN1 chromosome 7, ASM357369v1, whole genome shotgun sequence contains the following coding sequences:
- the LOC113297292 gene encoding uncharacterized protein LOC113297292 gives MARRPNDSETSRCAFLILLLMGLISCYFVYMCLSVAFRPKTFNSVSDLSSKKEIDDKDLGFEGECCRGVENLELWGSAVKWGSEFKFNTSQECCNACKAMCSGGDGPCLCDSWVFCGNKQKCGPKFGECWLKKQKDTLAPDRQDAGDSVIWTSGLTFGKGEGIVGLHTDYGILRIKLLPESAPYSVNYLLELLGMRHCAGCQFYRAESRGDNWDLEGNHIKDAPLGPPFALIQGTLEAEGSTFKNIPTEACLDIRRGSVAWVGAGPEFFISLANHNEWKKAYSVFGSVLPEDMEIAEKIAQLPTKKDVWSNINVSVLEQPVPLWFRRITKHVN, from the exons ATGGCTAGAAGACCAAATGATTCAGAAACTAGTCGTTGTGCTTTTCTGATCCTTCTTCTAATGGGTTTAATATCTTGTTATTTTGTTTATATGTGTTTATCTGTTGCATTTAGACCTAAAACCTTCAATTCTGTATCAGATTTATcatcaaagaaagaaattgatGATAAAGATTTGGGGTTTGAAGGGGAATGTTGTAGAGGTGTTGAAAATTTGGAACTTTGGGGTAGTGCTGTAAAGTGGGGATCTGAATTTAAGTTTAATACTTCTCAAGAATGTTGTAATGCTTGTAAAGCTATGTGCAGTGGTGGAGATGGACCTTGTTTATGTGATTCTTGGGTTTTTTGCGGGAACAAACAAAAATGTGGACCTAAATTTGGTGAA tgtTGGTTGAAGAAACAAAAGGACACTTTGGCCCCTGATCGACAAGATGCAGGAGATTCAGTTATATGGACGTCAGGGCTTACTTTTGGAAAAGGAGAG GGTATCGTGGGTTTGCATACAGATTATGGAATTCTTCGCATAAAA CTTCTGCCTGAGAGTGCCCCATATTCAGTGAATTACCTTCTCGAACTTCTAGGGATGCGTCATTGTGCGGGATGCCAATTCTATCGTGCAGAAAGTCGAGGGGATAACTGGGATTTGGAAGGAAACCACATTAAAGAT GCTCCTCTTGGTCCTCCATTTGCCCTAATTCAAGGAACACTTGAAGCTGAAGGATCCACATTCAAGAATATCCCAACAGAAGCATGCTTAGATATAAGACGAGGATCAGTTGCATGGGTTGGTGCCGGTCCAGAATTCTTTATAAGCTTAGCAAATCACAACGAGTGGAAAAAAGCTTACTCAGTTTTTGGTTCTGTACTTCCTGAAGACATGGAAATTGCAGAGAAAATTGCCCAACTTCCAACCAAGAAGGATGTGTGGAGTAACATCAACGTATCAGTTTTGGAGCAACCTGTACCGTTGTGGTTTAGAAGAATTACGAAACACGTTAATTGA